The following are from one region of the Segatella oris genome:
- a CDS encoding phosphoglycerate kinase, whose protein sequence is MTIEQFNFAGKKAIVRVDFNVPLDEKGNVTDDTRIRGALPTLKKVLADGGALIMMSHMGKPKGKVKPELSLSQIVKNVSDALGVDVKFAKDCANADAEVAALKPGEALLLENLRFYPEEEGKPVGVEKGTPEYDEAKKEMKVRQKEFAKKLASYADCYVMDAFGTAHRKHASTAVIADFFDKDHKMLGYLMEKEVKAVDAVLNNIKRPFTAIMGGSKVSTKIGIIENLLGKVDNLILCGGMTYTFAKAQGGKIGKSICEDDKLDVALDVIKKAKENNVKLVLGTDSIIADDFKNDANQKVCPSNDIPDGWEGMDAGPETRKAFADAIKGSKTILWNGPAGVFEFDNFTGGSKAIAEAVAAATKEGAFSLIGGGDSVACVNKFGLADQVSYISTGGGALLEAIEGKVLPGVAAIEGE, encoded by the coding sequence ATGACAATCGAACAATTCAACTTTGCCGGCAAGAAGGCAATCGTTCGTGTGGACTTCAATGTCCCTTTGGATGAGAAAGGTAACGTAACAGATGACACCCGCATCCGTGGTGCCCTTCCTACTTTGAAGAAGGTATTAGCCGACGGTGGCGCACTCATCATGATGAGTCACATGGGGAAACCTAAAGGCAAAGTAAAGCCGGAACTCTCACTCTCTCAGATTGTAAAGAACGTTTCTGACGCATTAGGTGTAGACGTTAAATTTGCCAAAGACTGTGCCAATGCAGATGCAGAAGTTGCAGCACTGAAGCCGGGTGAAGCTCTGTTGTTAGAGAATCTACGCTTCTATCCTGAAGAGGAAGGCAAACCAGTAGGCGTAGAAAAGGGCACTCCTGAATATGATGAAGCCAAGAAAGAAATGAAAGTTCGTCAGAAAGAATTTGCCAAGAAGTTGGCTTCTTACGCTGACTGCTACGTGATGGATGCCTTCGGTACGGCTCACCGCAAGCACGCTTCAACTGCTGTTATCGCTGATTTCTTTGATAAAGATCACAAGATGTTGGGCTACTTGATGGAGAAAGAAGTAAAGGCTGTTGATGCTGTTCTCAATAATATTAAGCGTCCTTTCACTGCCATCATGGGTGGTTCTAAGGTTTCTACCAAGATTGGTATCATCGAAAACTTGCTTGGCAAAGTCGACAATCTCATTCTATGTGGTGGCATGACCTATACATTTGCCAAGGCACAAGGTGGCAAGATTGGCAAGAGTATCTGTGAAGATGACAAACTTGATGTTGCTTTAGACGTTATCAAGAAAGCCAAGGAAAACAATGTAAAGTTAGTTCTTGGTACGGATTCTATTATTGCAGACGACTTCAAGAACGATGCCAACCAGAAGGTTTGCCCATCCAATGACATTCCAGATGGCTGGGAAGGCATGGACGCAGGCCCTGAAACACGCAAGGCTTTCGCGGATGCTATCAAGGGTTCTAAGACCATTTTATGGAATGGCCCGGCCGGAGTATTCGAGTTTGATAACTTCACTGGTGGTTCAAAGGCTATTGCTGAAGCTGTTGCAGCAGCAACCAAAGAGGGTGCATTCTCTTTGATTGGTGGCGGCGACTCCGTTGCTTGTGTCAATAAGTTTGGCTTGGCCGACCAGGTTTCGTATATTTCTACCGGTGGCGGTGCCCTGCTTGAAGCTATCGAAGGCAAGGTTCTTCCCGGCGTAGCAGCTATTGAAGGCGAATAA
- the queC gene encoding 7-cyano-7-deazaguanine synthase QueC has protein sequence MKDSVIIVSGGMDSITLLYDKKDEIALGISFDYGSNHNAKEIPLAEMHCRRLGIKHITINLDFMHRYFKSSLLEGAEAIPEGHYADDNMKSTVVPFRNGIMLSIAIGIAESNNLKKVLIANHGGDHTIYPDCRPEFIKAIDAAAYAGTFVNAHVEAPYTNITKGDIARIGKKLGLDYTETWSCYKGGDKHCGKCGTCVERKEALAEAGIKDATEYEE, from the coding sequence ATGAAAGATTCTGTAATCATTGTCAGTGGCGGTATGGACAGCATCACGCTGCTTTATGACAAGAAAGACGAGATAGCGCTCGGCATCAGTTTCGACTACGGCAGTAATCATAACGCCAAAGAGATACCACTTGCCGAAATGCATTGCAGGCGGTTAGGCATCAAACACATCACGATTAATCTTGATTTCATGCACCGATATTTCAAAAGTTCACTGCTTGAAGGTGCTGAAGCCATTCCCGAAGGACACTATGCCGATGACAACATGAAGTCAACAGTAGTTCCTTTCCGCAACGGTATCATGCTTTCTATCGCCATTGGCATTGCAGAAAGCAACAATCTTAAAAAGGTTTTAATAGCCAATCACGGCGGAGATCACACTATTTATCCTGACTGTCGCCCCGAATTCATCAAGGCCATAGATGCTGCGGCCTATGCCGGCACCTTTGTCAATGCCCATGTTGAAGCACCTTATACCAATATCACAAAAGGCGATATCGCCCGTATCGGCAAGAAGCTTGGCCTCGACTATACCGAAACATGGAGCTGCTACAAAGGTGGTGACAAGCATTGTGGCAAATGTGGGACATGTGTCGAACGCAAAGAAGCCTTGGCAGAAGCAGGTATTAAAGATGCAACGGAGTACGAAGAATAG
- the radA gene encoding DNA repair protein RadA, with translation MAKDKIAYVCSNCGQESAKWIGKCPSCGQWNTFKEIRIANDTGSMAAKNAAHAVRSSITNKNKPLFLHEISAKDEPRIDMHDDELNRVLGGGLVPGSIVLLGGEPGIGKSTLTLQTILHMNERRILYVSGEESAHQIKMRAERIGGNSEVMILCETSLESIFDNIKEVKPELVVIDSIQTISTSDVESSPGSITQVRECAAALLRFAKTSGIPVILIGHINKEGTLAGPKILEHIVDTVIQFEGDQHYMYRILRSIKNRFGSTSELGIYEMQQNGLRQVSNPSELLLSQDHEGLSGVAISSAIEGVRPFLVETQALVSSAAYGTPQRSATGFDQRRLNMLLAVLEKRVGFKLMQKDVFINIAGGLRVTDLAMDLSVIAAVLSSNVDTAIEAGWCMAGEVGLSGEVRPVNRIEQRIAEAEKLGFAHMIIPAHNLKGFDKRKYKIELHPVRKVEEALRTLFG, from the coding sequence ATGGCCAAAGATAAAATTGCATATGTATGTAGTAACTGTGGACAAGAGTCTGCCAAATGGATTGGGAAATGTCCAAGTTGCGGCCAATGGAACACTTTTAAGGAGATACGTATTGCCAATGACACGGGTTCTATGGCTGCAAAAAATGCAGCACATGCCGTCAGAAGCAGCATAACGAATAAGAACAAGCCTCTCTTCCTGCATGAGATATCGGCCAAAGATGAGCCACGAATCGACATGCACGATGACGAATTGAACCGTGTTCTCGGTGGTGGATTAGTGCCGGGAAGCATCGTTCTATTAGGCGGTGAGCCAGGAATAGGCAAGAGTACGCTTACTCTTCAGACCATTCTTCACATGAACGAACGCCGCATTCTCTATGTAAGCGGTGAAGAAAGTGCCCACCAAATCAAGATGAGAGCAGAGCGTATCGGGGGCAACAGTGAGGTAATGATACTCTGTGAAACCTCACTTGAAAGCATCTTTGACAATATAAAAGAGGTAAAACCCGAATTAGTTGTCATCGATTCCATACAGACCATTTCCACTTCGGACGTTGAAAGTTCTCCCGGAAGCATTACTCAAGTGCGCGAATGTGCTGCTGCCTTGCTGCGTTTTGCAAAGACAAGTGGTATTCCCGTCATTCTAATTGGGCACATTAATAAGGAAGGAACGCTGGCAGGGCCAAAGATATTGGAACATATTGTCGATACCGTTATCCAATTTGAAGGTGACCAACACTACATGTATCGTATTCTTCGGTCTATCAAGAACCGTTTTGGAAGCACTTCGGAACTTGGTATCTATGAGATGCAACAGAATGGATTGCGTCAGGTTTCCAATCCTTCAGAACTGTTGTTAAGCCAAGATCATGAAGGACTTTCAGGTGTAGCCATCTCTTCTGCCATAGAAGGAGTGCGTCCTTTCTTGGTTGAAACACAAGCCTTGGTGTCTTCAGCGGCCTATGGAACTCCACAGCGTTCGGCCACAGGATTTGACCAACGGCGCCTCAACATGCTGCTTGCCGTACTTGAAAAACGCGTAGGGTTCAAACTCATGCAAAAGGATGTTTTCATCAATATTGCAGGAGGACTACGCGTCACCGACCTTGCCATGGACCTCAGTGTGATAGCAGCAGTGTTGTCAAGCAATGTTGATACGGCTATTGAAGCAGGCTGGTGTATGGCGGGAGAAGTAGGACTAAGCGGCGAAGTGCGCCCTGTCAACCGTATAGAACAGCGCATTGCAGAGGCCGAGAAGTTAGGTTTTGCCCACATGATTATACCAGCTCATAACCTCAAAGGTTTCGACAAACGCAAATACAAGATAGAACTCCACCCTGTAAGAAAGGTAGAAGAGGCCTTGAGAACATTATTCGGATAA
- a CDS encoding ABC transporter substrate-binding protein, translated as MRFPNYKVLLFALFLLVVACGRSYEEQRRMSRAERYRLFREDSLALKIAVMPTLDCLPLYLMKDHQLYDTAQLDLRLKFFTAQMDCDTALLNRRVEGSISDLVRTERMKKRGLQLDYLTATNAYWQLYSNRKARLKHLNQLGDKMIAMTRFSATDYLTDLTLDTVKTRARVYRVQLNNVFIRLDMLLNNEIDALWLTEPQATKARILDNPMLRDSRDFRLSLGVLALRHAGVADKRRKMQLNAFVKAYNAACDSINQNGLQHYADLLRKYCKADDKTITALPKLRFQHITAPKPSDIRAAKSFE; from the coding sequence ATGAGATTTCCGAATTATAAAGTACTTCTTTTCGCCTTGTTTTTGCTCGTTGTTGCCTGTGGACGGTCTTACGAAGAGCAAAGAAGAATGTCACGTGCAGAGCGCTATCGTCTCTTTCGTGAAGACTCCTTGGCTTTGAAAATAGCTGTGATGCCCACGCTTGATTGTCTTCCTTTGTATTTGATGAAAGACCATCAGCTTTATGATACAGCGCAATTGGATTTGCGTTTGAAGTTCTTTACGGCACAAATGGACTGTGACACCGCTCTGCTGAACAGGCGCGTAGAGGGTTCAATCAGCGACCTTGTGCGTACTGAACGCATGAAGAAACGCGGCCTACAGCTTGATTATCTCACGGCCACCAATGCCTATTGGCAACTTTATTCCAATCGGAAAGCCCGTTTAAAACATCTCAATCAACTTGGTGATAAGATGATAGCCATGACGCGTTTCTCGGCAACCGATTATCTAACCGACCTCACCCTTGATACTGTCAAGACGCGGGCACGGGTCTATCGGGTACAACTCAATAATGTCTTTATACGTCTTGACATGCTGCTCAACAATGAGATTGATGCCCTTTGGCTCACGGAACCTCAGGCCACAAAAGCCCGAATACTCGATAATCCGATGTTACGCGACAGCCGAGATTTCAGGCTTTCGCTCGGTGTATTGGCCTTGCGACATGCTGGAGTGGCTGATAAACGGCGCAAAATGCAGTTGAATGCGTTTGTCAAGGCTTACAATGCAGCTTGCGATTCTATCAATCAGAACGGCCTACAGCATTATGCTGATTTGTTGAGGAAGTATTGCAAGGCCGACGATAAGACCATTACAGCATTACCGAAATTGCGTTTCCAACACATCACTGCACCGAAACCGAGTGATATCCGTGCAGCAAAATCTTTCGAATAA
- a CDS encoding tetratricopeptide repeat protein — translation MHPTSPELQPVWSQLLEQQNLPLALKTLRQFLNEKGIPQFDARLDDIMSSYQLMKDYMLRGYQDPMRPQLYHSMLQQLYAVAFDVRLRLAVIKGGYHGLAELSARRIDLSNKEVRLQLEGYVQDLAMLSLEPEGIRKEKEHYLRRQHQHYLSSVFDAIVVSYYWNEAVYDALLKLFCSPMVDTFDSQTLLSAVTLSGMNGFDPLRFKLLLEVWQQTEADEELRQRAFVGWVLLASSDGMQLFETSAKLLKETVEAPDADALRRNLYALQCQIFFCSNARRDNEKMQKDIIPTLMKGQQLHFNRFGIEEKEEDTLEDILHPDKAEQEMERAEESINRMMEMQKQGADIYFGGFSQMKRFPFFSSVSNWFVPFSKQNPDMEAVLNQLGNAKIVDIMLNGSPFCNSDKYSFGFAIKSVYAQLPANVREMMNSADGMMLRPSYEDADKPAYKRLQYLQDLYRFFELNAYREEFRNPFWNDCSAEQNDQFFLHRALSFSAFHKEIIALMAFAVKRKEWKFLRQLYERYPLSETEIHQMLASDSERLLRYYRLQYTLFNHFHEEKKAFAASRTVIVVGLLRHEESGVGVESLEFDDETGLPTLSDKLLKLDNANEKELRSYAASALRYGRFDEANRAYQYLYAMKDDKRFLWYQSLALMNMGQLDDALKLLYPLDMEDENVSVKRTIAWILLLQCKPMQAERYYDAILSTQEVIDEDYVNAGYSKWLQNKNNEAVILFKSWVSRHSDEKISSVFVQDRQLLMDNGITAIDRMLMEDMVETS, via the coding sequence ATGCATCCAACCTCACCTGAACTACAGCCTGTCTGGTCACAGCTTCTCGAACAGCAGAACCTGCCTTTGGCATTGAAGACACTTCGGCAATTCCTCAATGAAAAGGGAATACCGCAGTTTGATGCCCGTCTTGATGATATCATGTCAAGCTATCAGCTCATGAAAGACTATATGTTGCGTGGCTATCAAGACCCTATGCGCCCACAACTTTATCATTCCATGTTGCAGCAGCTCTATGCGGTGGCTTTTGATGTGCGGCTTCGTTTGGCTGTTATCAAAGGGGGCTATCATGGTCTGGCAGAGTTAAGTGCACGCAGAATTGATTTGAGCAATAAAGAGGTAAGGCTGCAACTTGAGGGGTATGTGCAGGATTTGGCGATGCTTTCTTTGGAGCCTGAGGGCATACGTAAGGAGAAAGAGCATTATCTCCGCCGTCAGCACCAACACTATCTATCCTCTGTTTTCGATGCCATTGTGGTTTCCTACTATTGGAACGAGGCTGTCTATGATGCCTTGTTGAAGTTGTTTTGCAGTCCGATGGTTGACACCTTTGATAGCCAGACACTGCTTTCTGCCGTGACACTCAGTGGCATGAACGGTTTTGATCCGTTGCGTTTCAAACTCTTGTTAGAGGTGTGGCAACAGACCGAAGCCGATGAAGAACTGCGCCAACGTGCATTCGTGGGGTGGGTGTTGTTGGCTTCTTCTGATGGAATGCAGCTTTTCGAAACCTCTGCCAAGCTATTGAAAGAGACGGTTGAGGCCCCGGATGCTGATGCTTTGCGTCGCAACCTGTATGCACTGCAATGCCAGATATTCTTTTGCAGCAACGCGCGACGCGACAATGAAAAGATGCAGAAAGACATCATTCCCACGCTGATGAAAGGGCAACAGCTGCATTTCAACCGCTTTGGAATAGAGGAAAAAGAGGAAGATACCTTAGAGGATATTCTGCATCCCGACAAGGCAGAGCAGGAAATGGAGCGTGCAGAAGAGAGCATAAACCGCATGATGGAAATGCAGAAGCAAGGTGCCGACATCTATTTCGGCGGTTTTTCACAGATGAAACGCTTTCCTTTCTTCTCGTCGGTCAGCAATTGGTTTGTGCCTTTCTCCAAGCAGAACCCTGACATGGAAGCAGTGTTAAACCAATTGGGCAACGCTAAAATCGTTGATATCATGCTCAACGGGAGTCCTTTCTGCAATTCTGATAAATATTCCTTTGGCTTTGCAATCAAGTCTGTCTACGCCCAGTTGCCTGCCAATGTGCGTGAGATGATGAATTCGGCCGATGGCATGATGTTGCGTCCAAGCTATGAAGATGCGGACAAACCTGCCTATAAGCGCTTGCAATATCTGCAAGACCTTTATCGGTTTTTCGAACTGAATGCTTATCGTGAAGAATTTAGAAATCCCTTTTGGAACGATTGTTCTGCAGAGCAAAATGACCAGTTCTTCCTGCATAGAGCCCTTTCTTTCTCAGCTTTCCACAAGGAAATCATCGCGTTGATGGCCTTTGCCGTGAAACGGAAAGAATGGAAATTCTTGCGTCAGTTGTATGAACGTTACCCTTTGTCGGAGACCGAGATACACCAGATGTTGGCTTCAGACAGTGAACGCCTGTTGCGCTATTACCGTCTGCAATACACGCTTTTCAATCATTTCCACGAAGAAAAGAAGGCTTTTGCCGCAAGCCGTACGGTGATTGTTGTCGGCCTGTTACGCCATGAAGAAAGCGGAGTGGGGGTGGAAAGTCTGGAGTTTGACGATGAAACAGGCCTGCCCACGCTATCCGACAAGCTTCTGAAATTGGATAATGCCAACGAGAAAGAACTGCGCAGTTACGCAGCTTCAGCATTGCGCTACGGTAGGTTTGATGAGGCTAACCGGGCCTATCAGTATCTCTATGCCATGAAAGATGACAAGCGTTTCCTTTGGTATCAGTCATTGGCTTTAATGAACATGGGGCAGTTGGACGATGCGCTTAAGCTGCTCTATCCCCTCGATATGGAGGACGAGAATGTGTCGGTGAAGCGTACGATAGCCTGGATTTTGTTGTTGCAATGCAAGCCCATGCAGGCCGAACGCTATTATGATGCTATTCTTTCCACACAGGAAGTTATTGATGAAGACTATGTGAATGCAGGTTACAGCAAATGGTTACAGAACAAAAACAATGAGGCAGTGATTCTCTTCAAGAGCTGGGTTTCACGTCATTCTGACGAGAAAATCTCCTCTGTTTTCGTGCAAGACCGTCAGTTGTTGATGGATAATGGCATCACGGCGATTGACAGAATGCTGATGGAAGACATGGTTGAAACCTCGTGA
- a CDS encoding LTA synthase family protein, producing the protein MLLNSLRFFAVYILWALLFVLQKPCFMLYHHALFKQSSLADFWQVMVHGLPLDFSVAGYFSAFPGILILTEIWYRGRIIKWFYKGYTAVAALIFSMTFGLNLVLYGYWGFPLDSTPIYYFFSSPASALASVSMWIVIGGVLVVLLLAVGIYLLMQRMEKKLNSLSAPNHHRIWSTFCQVVLLGLLFIPIRGGIKVSTMNVGEAYFSKDMRLNHAAVNPVFSLIESFSKQVDFASQYRFMSEKEAAEVVGPMLYTESDSVMQLITTKHPDVYIVILESFSRELMKTNAVPNMNRLAKEGVFFNHFYANSFRTDRGTLAILSGYPAQPTTSLMKLTRKTNHLPSIAGMLNKSGYGLKYYYGGDIDFTNLRGYLMGMGFTDHVSDEDFPHEDRRSKWGVPDHLLFEKVQNDLKEKPGKPMMRIIQTSSSHEPFDVPYHHLQDKVLNAFAYTDACVGRFVDYLKRSGRWKRSLIILIPDHLGCYPEDISEFKVERYQIPMIWLGGVVKAPYVVESYGSQHDLAATLLGQLGISHASFIFSKDMLDSRAPHFAFFTYPDLWGMATEEQQMIYDNVAGKTVLSRGKRGRSTMEKQGKAYLQELYNDIARR; encoded by the coding sequence ATGCTTCTAAATAGTTTAAGATTTTTTGCAGTCTACATATTATGGGCACTGTTGTTCGTTTTACAGAAACCGTGCTTTATGTTGTACCACCATGCGTTGTTCAAGCAAAGCAGTTTGGCTGACTTTTGGCAAGTGATGGTGCATGGTTTACCCCTTGATTTCTCTGTGGCCGGCTATTTCTCAGCCTTTCCCGGCATATTGATATTGACAGAGATTTGGTATCGGGGACGCATCATAAAGTGGTTTTATAAAGGCTATACAGCCGTGGCTGCACTGATTTTCTCCATGACATTTGGCCTCAATCTCGTGCTTTACGGCTATTGGGGCTTCCCGCTTGACTCCACACCGATATATTATTTCTTCTCCTCTCCGGCCAGTGCTTTGGCCAGTGTCAGCATGTGGATAGTCATCGGGGGCGTGCTCGTTGTCTTGCTTCTTGCTGTGGGCATCTATCTGTTGATGCAGCGAATGGAGAAGAAATTGAATTCACTTTCTGCGCCAAATCATCATCGCATCTGGAGCACATTTTGTCAGGTTGTTCTGTTAGGCCTGTTGTTTATCCCCATTCGTGGGGGCATAAAGGTATCGACAATGAATGTCGGTGAGGCTTATTTCAGTAAGGACATGCGGTTGAACCATGCTGCGGTGAACCCCGTTTTCAGTTTGATAGAGAGCTTCTCCAAGCAGGTTGATTTTGCTTCTCAATACCGTTTTATGAGCGAAAAAGAAGCAGCAGAGGTGGTTGGTCCAATGCTTTACACGGAGAGTGACAGCGTCATGCAGTTGATAACCACGAAGCATCCCGATGTGTATATTGTCATTCTGGAAAGTTTCTCGCGTGAGCTGATGAAGACAAATGCTGTCCCGAATATGAACAGATTAGCCAAGGAAGGCGTTTTCTTCAATCATTTCTATGCCAATAGTTTCCGTACAGACCGTGGCACACTGGCAATATTGAGTGGCTATCCCGCCCAACCGACGACAAGTTTGATGAAGTTAACCCGAAAAACCAATCATCTCCCGTCGATTGCAGGCATGCTGAACAAGAGCGGATATGGGTTGAAATACTACTACGGTGGAGACATTGACTTCACTAATCTGCGTGGTTATCTGATGGGAATGGGCTTCACCGACCATGTGTCTGATGAGGATTTTCCACATGAAGACCGTCGGAGCAAATGGGGAGTACCCGATCATCTGTTGTTTGAAAAGGTGCAGAACGACCTGAAAGAAAAGCCTGGAAAGCCGATGATGCGCATCATACAGACGAGCAGTTCGCATGAACCTTTCGATGTGCCTTACCACCACTTGCAGGATAAAGTGCTGAATGCTTTTGCCTATACTGATGCTTGTGTGGGGCGTTTTGTAGATTATCTGAAACGCAGTGGGCGCTGGAAACGCTCGTTGATTATCCTGATACCCGACCATTTGGGCTGTTATCCTGAGGATATAAGTGAGTTCAAAGTGGAACGTTATCAAATTCCAATGATTTGGTTAGGCGGTGTAGTGAAGGCTCCTTATGTCGTAGAAAGCTATGGCTCTCAGCACGATTTGGCTGCTACATTGTTGGGGCAGTTGGGGATATCTCATGCCTCTTTCATCTTCAGTAAGGACATGCTTGACAGTCGGGCACCTCATTTTGCTTTCTTTACTTACCCTGATTTATGGGGAATGGCAACCGAAGAGCAACAGATGATTTATGATAATGTTGCCGGAAAGACGGTACTTAGTCGTGGAAAACGCGGGCGCTCGACCATGGAAAAACAGGGAAAGGCGTATCTTCAGGAACTCTATAATGATATAGCCCGCCGATGA
- a CDS encoding phosphatase PAP2 family protein, whose protein sequence is MMTELTDLLSMLKAMDTMAFLTVNSHHNAYFDSVMWLVSGKLIWVPMYVSLFFVLLKNYSYKVVFAILLAIGVVILFTDSFTAQVIRPWVCRLRPSNLDNPMSSMVHIVDGYRGGAYGFPSNHASNTWGLAFFITFLFRRYKLTFFFFLWALLVCYSRMYLGVHYFGDLLIGGLLALAGASTVFYVFRKVSGDTRLQKVKFIYWPVWIGVATFLVIMVSSIFYRV, encoded by the coding sequence ATGATGACCGAACTGACTGATTTACTTTCTATGCTGAAAGCCATGGACACCATGGCGTTTCTGACAGTGAACAGTCATCATAATGCCTATTTCGACAGTGTGATGTGGTTGGTCAGTGGAAAGCTGATATGGGTTCCCATGTATGTTTCTCTGTTTTTTGTGCTCCTGAAGAATTATTCCTACAAGGTGGTTTTCGCTATTCTTCTGGCCATAGGAGTTGTTATCTTGTTCACGGATAGCTTCACTGCGCAGGTTATTCGGCCGTGGGTGTGTCGACTTCGACCAAGTAATTTGGATAATCCTATGTCGAGTATGGTACATATTGTGGATGGTTATCGGGGAGGAGCTTATGGTTTTCCGTCCAATCATGCAAGCAACACATGGGGCTTGGCATTCTTTATCACCTTCCTGTTCAGACGCTATAAGCTGACGTTTTTCTTCTTCCTATGGGCATTGTTGGTATGTTACAGCCGAATGTACTTAGGTGTTCATTACTTTGGCGACCTTTTGATTGGAGGGCTGTTGGCTTTGGCAGGAGCTTCTACTGTTTTCTATGTGTTCAGAAAAGTGAGTGGAGACACTCGACTTCAAAAGGTGAAATTCATTTATTGGCCAGTGTGGATAGGAGTTGCAACCTTTTTAGTTATCATGGTTTCTTCCATATTTTATCGTGTATGA
- the tsaA gene encoding tRNA (N6-threonylcarbamoyladenosine(37)-N6)-methyltransferase TrmO, translating into MKIEPIAVFHSPFNSKFGIPKQSGIVEALKGEIVFLPAYRNPDALRGLEAFDYLWLIWEFSANRHHANSLMVRPPRLGGNEKVGVFASRSPFRPNGLGLSSVKIETIEWETSRGPIIHVLGADLMDATPIYDIKPYITYADAHVDACCGFVDRYQWKRLDVVIGSEAQDFLLSHGFDAARIDELKSILAEDPRPQYQDDPDKIYGMPFAGIDVHFQVKGNVLTVLAV; encoded by the coding sequence ATGAAGATAGAACCAATAGCAGTTTTTCATTCCCCTTTCAATTCCAAGTTTGGCATTCCGAAGCAGAGCGGTATTGTGGAGGCATTGAAAGGCGAGATAGTTTTTCTTCCAGCCTACCGCAATCCAGATGCCTTGCGCGGATTAGAGGCGTTTGATTATCTATGGCTTATCTGGGAATTCAGTGCCAACAGGCATCATGCCAACAGTCTGATGGTGCGTCCGCCACGCTTGGGAGGCAATGAGAAAGTAGGCGTGTTTGCGAGTAGGAGTCCGTTTCGTCCCAATGGTCTTGGTCTCTCTTCGGTCAAGATAGAAACGATAGAATGGGAGACAAGTCGTGGCCCGATAATCCATGTTTTGGGTGCAGATCTCATGGATGCCACCCCGATTTACGATATCAAGCCTTATATCACTTATGCTGATGCCCATGTTGATGCATGCTGTGGCTTTGTAGATAGGTACCAATGGAAGCGGTTAGACGTGGTCATTGGTAGCGAAGCACAGGATTTCCTCTTGTCACATGGTTTTGATGCAGCACGTATTGATGAACTCAAAAGCATCTTGGCAGAAGATCCGCGCCCCCAGTATCAAGATGATCCGGATAAGATCTATGGAATGCCTTTCGCAGGGATAGACGTTCATTTCCAAGTAAAAGGCAATGTCTTGACAGTTTTAGCCGTGTGA
- the fabG gene encoding 3-oxoacyl-ACP reductase FabG yields MKYALITGASRGIGRAVALHLARNYSVIINYQSNTACAQEVKQEIEAHGGRAELLPFDVSDPKAIEAAIDQWETAHPEEFISVLVNNAGIRRDNVMFMMSNDDWHSVLDTNMNGFFYITRRLLKHMMPRKHGGRIINMASLSGLKGMPGQVNYSAAKAALIGATKALAQEVAPRKITVNAVAPGFIQTDMTKELPEDELKKLVPVGRFGKPEEVAAVVGFLASDEAAYITGEVISVNGGLYT; encoded by the coding sequence ATGAAATATGCGTTAATAACAGGAGCCTCACGGGGAATAGGCCGTGCAGTTGCTTTACATTTGGCAAGGAACTACTCTGTTATTATTAACTACCAATCAAATACAGCATGCGCTCAGGAAGTGAAACAAGAAATAGAAGCCCACGGAGGGCGGGCTGAACTCCTGCCTTTTGATGTTTCAGATCCTAAAGCTATTGAAGCTGCCATAGACCAATGGGAGACGGCACATCCTGAAGAATTCATTTCGGTTTTGGTGAACAATGCCGGTATTCGGCGGGACAATGTGATGTTTATGATGTCGAATGACGACTGGCATAGCGTGCTTGACACAAATATGAATGGCTTCTTTTATATCACCCGCAGGCTTCTGAAGCACATGATGCCCCGCAAACACGGTGGAAGAATCATCAATATGGCTTCGCTTTCGGGATTGAAGGGAATGCCCGGCCAAGTGAATTACAGTGCTGCCAAGGCTGCATTGATAGGGGCAACAAAGGCTTTGGCGCAGGAAGTTGCACCGCGTAAGATTACGGTTAATGCTGTTGCGCCTGGTTTTATACAGACAGATATGACCAAGGAATTGCCGGAAGACGAACTGAAAAAACTTGTTCCTGTTGGCCGTTTTGGTAAGCCGGAAGAGGTTGCTGCCGTTGTGGGCTTCCTTGCTTCGGATGAAGCTGCATACATAACAGGTGAGGTCATCAGTGTGAATGGTGGACTCTATACGTAA